In Actinomycetota bacterium, a single window of DNA contains:
- a CDS encoding pyridoxamine 5'-phosphate oxidase family protein translates to MAKGGPELLQDPVAQELLASRIPARLAYVWTDGTPRVVSIWFHWDGTDLVMGTLPGAPKLKALHTGDRVAITIDTNDPPHHVLSIRGTAEVTEAKGVVPEYAQAAVRYLGKEQGEAYVGSLPPAIRMGRIAVRPEQVVVLDFETRFPTAVSSLGSA, encoded by the coding sequence ATGGCTAAGGGCGGACCCGAGCTCCTGCAGGACCCGGTCGCACAAGAGCTGCTGGCCTCGCGGATCCCGGCACGGCTGGCCTATGTCTGGACCGATGGCACGCCCCGGGTGGTCTCCATCTGGTTCCACTGGGACGGCACCGACCTGGTGATGGGGACGCTGCCAGGTGCCCCCAAGCTGAAGGCGCTGCACACCGGTGATCGGGTCGCGATCACCATCGACACCAACGACCCACCTCATCATGTGTTGTCGATCCGCGGGACGGCCGAGGTCACCGAGGCCAAGGGCGTCGTCCCTGAGTACGCCCAGGCGGCCGTCCGCTATCTCGGCAAGGAGCAGGGCGAGGCCTACGTTGGGTCGTTGCCGCCGGCCATCAGGATGGGCCGCATCGCGGTGCGTCCCGAGCAGGTGGTGGTCTTGGACTTCGAGACCCGGTTCCCGACTGCGGTGTCGTCGTTAGGATCGGCGTAG